The Blastococcus sp. HT6-4 genome window below encodes:
- a CDS encoding glycoside hydrolase family 13 protein, with amino-acid sequence MAVRLATVRTATEHQVAAQSASPWWRTAVVYQVYLRSFADANGDGIGDLAGLRSRLPYLSWLGVDAVWINPHYPSGGADGGYDISDYRAVDPDYGDVADLEALVADARELGLRVVLDVVPNHTSDQHPWFQAALADPDSPEAARYHFAPASEEPPNNWQSLFGGPAWSRTPDGRWYLHLFAPEQPDLNWRDPAVAADFEKTLRFWLDRGVSGFRVDVAYGLFKDAGLRDNPGAYSPTLFGHGPEQAMTWNQPEVHDVWRRWRSICDEYPDTMLVGEVCLADPTEVALYSRPDELHQSFSFRLLKSPWSTESFADGVRSALDAFGKVGAPVSWVLGNHDKDRQVTRFGGGEVGLARARAAALLMLSLPGSAYVYAGDELGLPQADVPDEVKRDPIFFRSGGARSGRDGCRVPMPWNTTPGVGFSPRGADRPWLPVPEEWERYAVSRQSRDGGSMLTLYRRALALREAHRALGSGEATVSTRGDVLTVRCTAPDGSVVRCVVNMGSGTALVRSRGTVLIASSTSVRRSAASVALPPDTAVWLADS; translated from the coding sequence ATGGCAGTGCGGCTCGCAACGGTGCGGACCGCGACCGAGCACCAGGTCGCGGCCCAGTCGGCGTCCCCGTGGTGGCGGACGGCGGTGGTCTACCAGGTCTACCTGCGCTCGTTCGCCGATGCCAACGGCGACGGGATCGGCGACCTGGCCGGCCTCCGCTCGCGGCTGCCGTACCTGTCGTGGCTCGGCGTGGACGCGGTGTGGATCAACCCGCACTACCCCTCCGGTGGCGCCGACGGGGGGTACGACATCAGCGACTACCGCGCGGTCGACCCCGACTACGGTGACGTCGCCGACCTGGAGGCGCTGGTCGCCGACGCCCGCGAGCTGGGGCTGCGGGTCGTGCTGGACGTCGTCCCCAACCACACGTCCGACCAGCACCCCTGGTTCCAGGCCGCCCTCGCCGACCCGGACTCCCCCGAGGCGGCCCGGTACCACTTCGCCCCGGCTTCGGAGGAACCGCCGAACAACTGGCAGTCCCTGTTCGGCGGGCCGGCCTGGTCGCGCACCCCCGACGGCCGCTGGTACCTGCACCTGTTCGCCCCCGAGCAGCCCGACCTCAACTGGCGCGACCCCGCCGTCGCCGCCGACTTCGAGAAGACGCTGCGGTTCTGGCTCGACCGCGGGGTGAGCGGGTTCCGCGTCGACGTCGCCTACGGGCTGTTCAAGGACGCCGGGCTGCGGGACAACCCGGGCGCCTACTCCCCCACCCTCTTCGGGCACGGGCCCGAGCAGGCCATGACGTGGAACCAGCCGGAGGTCCACGACGTCTGGCGCCGCTGGCGGTCGATCTGCGACGAGTACCCCGACACGATGCTGGTCGGCGAGGTCTGCCTGGCCGACCCGACGGAGGTCGCGCTCTACTCCCGGCCCGACGAGCTGCACCAGTCCTTCTCGTTCCGGCTGCTGAAGTCCCCGTGGTCCACGGAGTCCTTCGCCGACGGCGTGCGCAGCGCGCTGGACGCGTTCGGGAAGGTCGGGGCCCCGGTCTCCTGGGTGCTGGGCAACCACGACAAGGACCGGCAGGTCACCCGGTTCGGCGGCGGCGAGGTGGGCCTCGCCCGGGCCCGCGCCGCCGCGCTGCTGATGCTGTCGCTGCCCGGCTCGGCGTACGTCTACGCCGGCGACGAGCTCGGCCTGCCGCAGGCCGACGTCCCGGACGAGGTCAAGCGCGACCCGATCTTCTTCCGCAGCGGCGGCGCCCGCAGCGGCCGCGACGGCTGCCGGGTTCCCATGCCGTGGAACACCACCCCCGGCGTCGGCTTCTCCCCCCGGGGAGCGGACCGGCCGTGGCTGCCGGTGCCCGAGGAGTGGGAGCGGTACGCCGTGTCCCGCCAGTCGCGGGACGGTGGATCGATGCTCACCCTCTACCGGCGCGCGCTCGCCCTGCGGGAGGCCCACCGGGCGCTCGGCTCGGGCGAGGCGACGGTGAGCACGCGCGGCGACGTTCTCACGGTGCGGTGCACCGCGCCGGACGGCAGCGTCGTGCGGTGCGTGGTCAACATGGGATCGGGGACGGCGCTGGTCCGCTCCCGCGGCACGGTGCTGATCGCCTCGAGCACCAGCGTGCGCCGCTCGGCCGCCAGCGTGGCCCTGCCCCCGGACACCGCGGTCTGGCTCGCCGACAGCTGA
- a CDS encoding CoA ester lyase, with product MRRRKVEPEHARSWLLVNGARTELFDVAHGSRADQVVLDIEDAVDPARKAEAREGVIQWLSGEDRSAWVRINDHSTPYWADDVAGLAGLPGLLGVMLAKAEAAEHVTETFDRLGGSSPVLALVESALGIEEAVRIARARGAFRLAFGSGDYRRDTGTSADDLAMAYPRSRLVVASRIGGLPGPIDGPTVSSSHPVLREQTAVTVSLGLTGKLCLDMDQLPVINEVISPTPSDVAWARDFLADFDARGQVIRDGSDLPRLGRARKIERLAQVFGVEPS from the coding sequence GTGAGACGACGCAAGGTAGAGCCGGAGCACGCGCGCTCGTGGCTGTTGGTGAACGGTGCCCGCACGGAGCTGTTCGACGTGGCCCACGGGTCGCGGGCGGACCAGGTGGTGCTCGACATCGAGGACGCCGTGGACCCCGCGCGCAAGGCGGAGGCCCGCGAGGGGGTCATCCAGTGGCTGTCCGGTGAGGACCGCAGCGCCTGGGTGCGGATCAACGACCACTCGACGCCCTACTGGGCCGACGACGTCGCCGGTCTGGCGGGCCTGCCCGGCCTGCTCGGCGTCATGCTGGCCAAGGCCGAGGCGGCCGAGCACGTCACCGAGACCTTCGACCGGCTCGGCGGCTCCAGCCCCGTGCTGGCCCTCGTCGAGTCGGCCCTCGGCATCGAGGAGGCGGTCCGGATCGCGCGCGCCCGCGGCGCCTTCCGGCTGGCTTTCGGCAGCGGCGACTACCGCCGGGACACCGGCACCAGTGCCGACGACCTCGCCATGGCCTATCCGCGGTCCCGGCTGGTGGTGGCCAGCCGCATCGGCGGGCTCCCCGGCCCCATCGACGGCCCGACGGTGAGCAGCAGCCACCCGGTGCTGCGCGAGCAGACCGCCGTCACCGTCTCCCTGGGGCTCACGGGCAAGCTCTGCCTCGACATGGACCAGCTGCCGGTGATCAACGAGGTCATCAGCCCCACGCCGTCCGACGTCGCCTGGGCGCGGGACTTCCTCGCCGACTTCGACGCGCGTGGGCAGGTCATCCGGGACGGCAGCGACCTGCCCCGGCTGGGCCGGGCCCGCAAGATCGAACGGCTCGCCCAGGTGTTCGGCGTCGAGCCCTCCTGA
- a CDS encoding Atu2307/SP_0267 family LLM class monooxygenase yields the protein MHLGVDSFVSAVTDPRTERLIGPEERMAHLLEEIELADRVGLYSFGIGEHHRSEYYDSAPPVILAAAAARTSRIRLGSAVAVLSAADPVRVFQQFATLDLISKGRIDLVVGRGSFTEAFPLFGLSLADYDELFAEKLDLLLRIRESEHVTWSGKHRPPLSGQGVYPRPLQDPLPIWVGVGGTPESFARAGLLGLPLMVAIIGGEPRQFAPLVDLYRRAGAHAGHAPEKLQVGLHVFGFVAESTRAAADTIYPGWHELFTKVSRERGFAAPTRAQFDATSGPDGAFFMGDPDTVAAKLRRVSEQLGGVDRVALQMTNPRLAHEDLLRGIELLGTEVAPQVAAG from the coding sequence ATGCACCTCGGCGTCGACAGCTTCGTCTCGGCGGTCACCGATCCCCGGACCGAGCGCCTGATCGGCCCCGAGGAGCGGATGGCCCACCTGCTCGAGGAGATCGAGCTGGCCGACCGGGTGGGGCTGTACTCGTTCGGCATCGGCGAGCACCACCGCAGCGAGTACTACGACTCCGCGCCGCCGGTGATCCTCGCCGCGGCGGCGGCCCGCACCTCCCGCATCCGCCTCGGGAGCGCGGTGGCGGTGCTCAGCGCCGCCGATCCCGTCCGGGTGTTCCAGCAGTTCGCGACCCTGGACCTCATCTCGAAGGGCCGCATCGACCTCGTGGTCGGGCGCGGCTCGTTCACCGAGGCGTTCCCGCTTTTCGGGCTGTCCCTGGCCGACTACGACGAGCTGTTCGCCGAGAAGCTGGACCTGCTGCTGCGGATCCGGGAGTCCGAGCACGTCACCTGGTCGGGCAAGCACCGCCCGCCGTTGTCCGGGCAGGGGGTCTACCCGCGGCCGCTGCAGGACCCGCTCCCCATCTGGGTCGGCGTCGGAGGGACGCCGGAGTCGTTCGCCCGGGCCGGGCTGCTGGGTCTGCCGCTGATGGTGGCGATCATCGGTGGCGAGCCCCGGCAGTTCGCCCCGCTGGTGGACCTCTACCGACGGGCCGGCGCGCACGCCGGGCACGCGCCCGAGAAGCTGCAGGTGGGGCTGCACGTGTTCGGGTTCGTCGCGGAGAGCACCCGGGCCGCCGCCGACACCATCTACCCCGGGTGGCACGAGCTGTTCACGAAGGTCTCCCGCGAGCGGGGCTTCGCCGCGCCCACCCGGGCCCAGTTCGACGCGACGAGCGGGCCGGACGGCGCCTTCTTCATGGGCGACCCCGACACGGTGGCCGCCAAGCTCCGTCGCGTCTCCGAACAGCTCGGCGGGGTGGACCGGGTGGCCCTGCAGATGACCAACCCGCGGCTGGCCCACGAGGACCTCCTGCGCGGCATCGAGCTGCTGGGTACCGAGGTCGCCCCGCAGGTCGCGGCCGGCTGA